The proteins below come from a single Armatimonadota bacterium genomic window:
- a CDS encoding methyltransferase domain-containing protein, with product MDSLTQEAIEHYLEGKEHGRLLTPHGKLEFERSKDILLRHLFQPPAKVLDLGGGTGHYSFWLANLGYEVHLVDAMESHIEVAKKLVQSYTLASISVGDARGTRFGDESFDMVLLFGPLYHLTERRDRIQALEEASRVLKPGGRIFAVGISRFASLFDGYFRGLIDDPNFQTIVDLDLVDGQHRNPTGHPDYFTTTKFHEPNELKGELQHAGFLDISLHGIEGPAWLMPNYAELAESPLNEKLMGHLREIEQQPSLLGMSAHIMAVGRKWLEPREIAQ from the coding sequence ATGGACAGCCTCACCCAAGAAGCGATCGAGCATTATCTCGAGGGCAAGGAGCACGGACGGCTCCTGACGCCCCACGGCAAGTTGGAATTCGAGCGATCCAAAGACATTCTTCTTCGGCATCTGTTTCAGCCGCCAGCCAAAGTGCTCGACCTCGGTGGCGGAACCGGACACTATTCGTTTTGGTTGGCCAACCTAGGCTATGAAGTTCACCTAGTTGATGCGATGGAATCGCACATCGAGGTGGCCAAGAAGCTGGTGCAGAGCTACACCCTGGCTTCGATTTCGGTGGGCGACGCCCGTGGAACCCGATTTGGCGATGAGTCGTTCGACATGGTTCTTCTGTTTGGCCCACTGTACCACCTGACGGAGCGGCGAGACCGCATTCAGGCGCTGGAAGAGGCGAGCCGAGTTCTAAAGCCGGGTGGACGAATCTTCGCCGTGGGCATTTCCCGCTTCGCCTCGCTGTTCGATGGGTATTTCCGGGGCCTCATTGACGATCCGAATTTTCAGACCATTGTCGACCTGGACTTAGTCGATGGCCAGCATCGGAACCCGACGGGGCACCCCGACTACTTTACGACGACCAAGTTTCACGAGCCAAACGAGCTGAAAGGAGAGCTTCAGCACGCAGGATTCTTGGATATTTCGCTTCATGGCATCGAAGGCCCTGCCTGGCTGATGCCCAACTACGCCGAGTTGGCGGAATCACCACTCAACGAGAAGTTGATGGGGCATCTGCGTGAGATCGAACAACAGCCGTCGCTGTTGGGAATGTCAGCCCACATCATGGCCGTGGGCCGTAAATGGCTCGAACCCAGAGAGATCGCCCAGTAG
- a CDS encoding DUF2332 family protein — MPIILITVSSSLANRFITFSNECEGSSELYQNLSVRIAQDEDMLGLAATSREGQPEPNMLFGAVQYMLLTGKTNPLSRYFPSITMTPESPDMAFPAFRKFALQHQGEIEDLLGSKLVQTNEVQRSAYIFPAIVTTHRLFGDRPISMIEIGASAGFNLLWDQYSYQYDEDEPVGLLASSLKVTSSFQGDKRPDLSGGFPTINSRVGIDLNPVDLLDKDQITWLQALIWPEHFERRARFAKAARIAMVNPVNVIQGDAVELLPGQLAEIPATDVAYVYHTHVANQMSLEQRTKLFETIDEFGKKQDIVHLYNNVEPHFHATIYRNGERIDRPIAKTDGHARWIEWLD, encoded by the coding sequence CTGCCGATTATACTTATCACCGTGTCGAGTTCGTTAGCAAATCGTTTCATCACCTTTTCGAACGAGTGCGAAGGTTCCAGCGAGCTTTACCAAAACCTTTCGGTGCGTATCGCCCAGGACGAAGACATGCTTGGCCTGGCGGCGACCAGTCGCGAGGGGCAACCCGAGCCCAATATGCTTTTCGGCGCCGTACAGTACATGTTACTGACCGGCAAGACCAATCCGCTCAGCCGATATTTTCCCAGCATCACCATGACTCCCGAGAGCCCGGATATGGCCTTTCCGGCCTTTCGAAAATTTGCTCTCCAGCATCAAGGTGAAATTGAAGACTTGCTCGGTTCAAAGCTGGTTCAGACCAACGAGGTTCAGCGCTCGGCTTACATCTTTCCGGCCATCGTCACTACCCATCGCCTCTTCGGCGATCGACCGATCTCGATGATCGAAATTGGCGCGAGTGCCGGTTTCAATCTGCTTTGGGACCAATACAGCTACCAGTACGACGAAGACGAACCCGTTGGTCTGCTCGCTTCAAGCCTTAAAGTGACGAGCTCTTTCCAGGGCGATAAGCGCCCGGACCTAAGCGGTGGATTTCCGACCATCAATTCTCGGGTTGGCATCGACCTCAACCCCGTCGATCTGTTGGACAAGGACCAGATCACATGGCTTCAGGCCTTGATCTGGCCTGAGCATTTCGAGCGACGCGCCCGCTTTGCCAAGGCGGCGCGAATTGCGATGGTCAACCCGGTCAATGTGATTCAAGGAGACGCGGTAGAACTCCTGCCCGGTCAACTCGCTGAGATTCCGGCGACCGACGTTGCCTACGTTTACCACACCCACGTGGCTAACCAGATGAGCCTTGAACAGCGGACCAAGCTGTTCGAGACCATCGACGAGTTCGGCAAGAAGCAGGACATCGTTCACTTGTACAACAACGTTGAGCCGCACTTCCATGCGACTATTTATCGCAACGGCGAGCGCATTGACCGTCCGATTGCCAAAACCGATGGCCACGCTCGCTGGATCGAGTGGCTAGACTAG
- a CDS encoding DUF433 domain-containing protein, translating into MVIPVGLEKVLSMDPDVMHGELCLAGTRVPLTVLLDNLDEGVGVDDFVQEYPSVSRDQALTVVGWQQDRTRVEAGIELAS; encoded by the coding sequence ATGGTCATTCCAGTAGGGCTTGAAAAAGTGCTAAGCATGGATCCCGATGTCATGCACGGTGAACTATGCTTGGCTGGAACTCGCGTTCCTTTGACCGTTCTTTTAGACAACCTCGACGAAGGAGTGGGCGTCGACGATTTTGTTCAGGAATATCCGTCCGTTTCCAGAGATCAAGCGTTGACGGTCGTCGGTTGGCAACAGGACCGGACCCGTGTTGAGGCCGGAATCGAATTGGCGAGTTAA